One part of the Paroedura picta isolate Pp20150507F chromosome 5, Ppicta_v3.0, whole genome shotgun sequence genome encodes these proteins:
- the MPST gene encoding 3-mercaptopyruvate sulfurtransferase isoform X2 — MSQQLLYRALVSAKWVAEAIKPSQTGLAVRILDASWYLPKMKRDPRNEFEERHIPGATFFDIDQCSDRTSPYEHMLPSAKDFAEYVGKLGVDRNSHVVVYDASDQGLFSAPRVWWMFRAFGHEAVSLLDGGLKNWMREGFPVTSQKSKPVPADFHATLDKSFVKTHEDIKENIESCRFQVVDARSVGRFQGIEEEPREGIEPGHIPGTVNMPFTEFLTEAGMEKSPEDIQRLFQEKKVDLRKPLVATCGSGVTACHVALGAYLCGKPDVAVYDGAWMEWFMRARPEHIISERKGKNQ; from the exons ATGTCTCAACAACTACTCTACCGGGCTTTGGTGTCTGCAAAATGGGTCGCCGAAGCTATCAAGCCTTCTCAAACCGGGTTGGCTGTACGGATCCTGGATGCATCCTGGTACCTCCCCAAAATGAAACGCGATCCTCGGAATGAGTTTGAGGAGCGCCACATCCCTGGAGCCACCTTCTTTGACATTGACCAGTGCAGCGATCGCACTTCGCCGTATGAACACATGCTACCCAGTGCAAAGGACTTTGCAGAGTATGTGGGCAAGCTGGGCGTGGACCGCAATTCCCACGTCGTGGTGTACGATGCCAGTGACCAAGGGTTGTTCTCTGCCCCTCGGGTCTGGTGGATGTTCCGAGCCTTTGGCCACGAAGCTGTGTCTCTCTTGGATGGAGGGCTGAAGAACTGGATGCGGGAGGGGTTTCCGGTGACTTCCCAGAAGAGCAAGCCTGTGCCTGCAGACTTCCATGCCACTCTAGACAAATCCTTTGTCAAGACCCACGAGGACATTAAGGAGAACATTGAATCATGTCGCTTCCAGGTGGTGGATGCCCGGTCAGTGGGCCGGTTCCAAGGGATAGAGGAAGAGCCCCGGGAAG gaattgaacctggccaTATCCCTGGAACAGTGAACATGCCGTTCACAGAATTCCTTACTGAGGCTGGCATGGAGAAGAGTCCAGAGGACATCCAACGCTTATTTCAGGAGAAGAAAGTGGATCTCAGGAAGCCCCTTGTGGCCACTTGTGGCTCCGGAGTCACTGCTTGCCATGTGGCACTGGGGGCATATCTCTGTGGCAAGCCTGACGTGGCCGTTTATGACGGAGCTTGGATGGAATGGTTTATGCGGGCACGGCCGGAACACATCAtctcagagagaaaggggaagaacCAGTAA
- the MPST gene encoding 3-mercaptopyruvate sulfurtransferase isoform X1, protein MFRAPQSKSGQDTGAMSQQLLYRALVSAKWVAEAIKPSQTGLAVRILDASWYLPKMKRDPRNEFEERHIPGATFFDIDQCSDRTSPYEHMLPSAKDFAEYVGKLGVDRNSHVVVYDASDQGLFSAPRVWWMFRAFGHEAVSLLDGGLKNWMREGFPVTSQKSKPVPADFHATLDKSFVKTHEDIKENIESCRFQVVDARSVGRFQGIEEEPREGIEPGHIPGTVNMPFTEFLTEAGMEKSPEDIQRLFQEKKVDLRKPLVATCGSGVTACHVALGAYLCGKPDVAVYDGAWMEWFMRARPEHIISERKGKNQ, encoded by the exons ATGTTTCGGGCTCCGCA ATCCAAATCGGGACAGGACACAGGCGCTATGTCTCAACAACTACTCTACCGGGCTTTGGTGTCTGCAAAATGGGTCGCCGAAGCTATCAAGCCTTCTCAAACCGGGTTGGCTGTACGGATCCTGGATGCATCCTGGTACCTCCCCAAAATGAAACGCGATCCTCGGAATGAGTTTGAGGAGCGCCACATCCCTGGAGCCACCTTCTTTGACATTGACCAGTGCAGCGATCGCACTTCGCCGTATGAACACATGCTACCCAGTGCAAAGGACTTTGCAGAGTATGTGGGCAAGCTGGGCGTGGACCGCAATTCCCACGTCGTGGTGTACGATGCCAGTGACCAAGGGTTGTTCTCTGCCCCTCGGGTCTGGTGGATGTTCCGAGCCTTTGGCCACGAAGCTGTGTCTCTCTTGGATGGAGGGCTGAAGAACTGGATGCGGGAGGGGTTTCCGGTGACTTCCCAGAAGAGCAAGCCTGTGCCTGCAGACTTCCATGCCACTCTAGACAAATCCTTTGTCAAGACCCACGAGGACATTAAGGAGAACATTGAATCATGTCGCTTCCAGGTGGTGGATGCCCGGTCAGTGGGCCGGTTCCAAGGGATAGAGGAAGAGCCCCGGGAAG gaattgaacctggccaTATCCCTGGAACAGTGAACATGCCGTTCACAGAATTCCTTACTGAGGCTGGCATGGAGAAGAGTCCAGAGGACATCCAACGCTTATTTCAGGAGAAGAAAGTGGATCTCAGGAAGCCCCTTGTGGCCACTTGTGGCTCCGGAGTCACTGCTTGCCATGTGGCACTGGGGGCATATCTCTGTGGCAAGCCTGACGTGGCCGTTTATGACGGAGCTTGGATGGAATGGTTTATGCGGGCACGGCCGGAACACATCAtctcagagagaaaggggaagaacCAGTAA